The DNA sequence GCGTGCGGTCTGCTCGGCGGACAGCGGCTCGCCGAGGCGGGCGGCGTGTTCCTCGCCGGCGCTGTCACGCCAGCGGGCCTCGCCCGAGTACGCCATGAAGACCACGGGCCGCACCACGCCGTCGGCCAGCGCCTCGGAGTAGCCATAGGTGTGGTCGGCCTGCGAGCGCTGGTAGCCGGCGCCGTCGGGCTCGTAGGTGATGAATGGGATCGGGCTGTCGTCACTTCGGAATGGGGTTCCGGTCAATGAGAGGCGTCGGGTCGCGTCGTCGAATGCTTCGCGGACGGCCTCACCCCAGGTCTTGGCGTCTCCGGCGTGGTGGATCTCGTCGAAGATCACCAGGGTGCGGTGGTTCTCGGTACGGACCCGGTGCCGGGTGGGGTGGCTGGCCACCTGTGCATAGGTGACGACGACTCCGTGGTACTCCGAGGAGTTCTGCGAATCCGAGTTGCTGAATCTCGGGTCCAGGGACAGGCCGAAGGCGGCTGCCGACTGAGCCCACTGGACCTTGAGGTGTTCTGTCGGCACCACGACGGTGATCTTGTCGATGGTGCCGTCGGCCAGCAGCTCGGTAGCAATGCGCAGGGCAAATCTTGTTTTCCCTGATCCAGGGGTGGCGACCGCTAGGAAATCGCGGGGTTTGGCGGCCAAATACCGCACTAATGCCCTACGCTGCCAGCCCCGCAATGTATGGGTGCTGGGCGCTTCTACAGCCCGCACCCTATGGACTCCTCACTGATCGAACAGGAGCCTAACGCAAGGGATTACGGGGCTGCACCCTGACGGGCGTGGCGGGCACCGCGTGTCGTGTCACCAGGGTGGCAGCCGGTGACGATCAGCACAGTGCCCGCCATCTTCCCGTTCCGCTACTTGACGGGGAAGGTCACGTCGGTGAGTTCTTCAGATACCGACCACAGCCGGCGCTGCAAATCGAGGTCGTAGGACTGCTCGCTCGATGCGACGACCTTCGGGTTACCGCGTTGTTCCATAAATCCGTCCGGTCCGTAGTACTGGCCGCCCAGAGCGGCCGGGTCGGTGGCGGCCCGCAGTGTGGGCAGTGCGCCCATATCCGCGCCCTGGACGAGCAGCGGCGCCACGACGTCGAACACCGCCCGGACCCACAGCGGAGAGTTACGTGCGAGCTCGGTGTTGGAGCCACCGGGATGGGCGGCCAGGGCGACGGTGTTGGTGCCGACCAGGCGGCGTTGCAGCTCGTAGGTGAAGAGCAGGTTGGCCAGCTTCGATTGCCCGTAGGCCGCGACCCGGTCGTAATTGTGCTCCCACTGCAGGTCGTCGAAGTGGATGGCCGCGCGTAGGCGGTGCCCGATGCTGGAGACCGTCACCACGCGTGACCCCTCGACGGGCAGTAGGTGGTCTAGGAGCAGGCCCGTCAGCGCGTAATGACCCAGGTGATTGGTGCCGAACTGAAGTTCGAAGCCGTCGGCG is a window from the Mycobacteroides salmoniphilum genome containing:
- a CDS encoding SDR family NAD(P)-dependent oxidoreductase; the encoded protein is MTQSTTKWSTTDIPDQTGRVAIVTGANTGLGLETAKALAAHGAHVVLAVRNTEKGKAAVAEITAVHANADITLQSLDLSSLESVRRASDELKARYEKIDLLINNAGVMWTEKSTTADGFELQFGTNHLGHYALTGLLLDHLLPVEGSRVVTVSSIGHRLRAAIHFDDLQWEHNYDRVAAYGQSKLANLLFTYELQRRLVGTNTVALAAHPGGSNTELARNSPLWVRAVFDVVAPLLVQGADMGALPTLRAATDPAALGGQYYGPDGFMEQRGNPKVVASSEQSYDLDLQRRLWSVSEELTDVTFPVK